In one window of Gudongella oleilytica DNA:
- a CDS encoding FadR/GntR family transcriptional regulator translates to MYQRYMTLVTSGELKVGDKLPAERVLTERFGVSRATIREAISALEIMGLVEVKSGLGTFVAECKDTAEDEFYELTENDGISPTEIFEARIIIEPQLAKLASQRATQEDLDRLKDVVEETEVLSENQIEEFEVLDEQFHSIIANAAYNDVLLKFAQNINKLRGSKLWGNMKYKSLQKEGRITRYKVEHKAIYLALVNRDFNEVESLTKKHLIDIKADIFDDVD, encoded by the coding sequence ATATATCAACGATACATGACACTAGTAACAAGTGGAGAACTAAAAGTTGGAGATAAATTGCCAGCTGAAAGGGTCTTAACTGAAAGGTTTGGGGTCTCTAGAGCTACTATCAGGGAAGCCATAAGCGCATTAGAAATAATGGGTTTGGTAGAAGTAAAAAGCGGATTGGGAACTTTTGTAGCTGAATGTAAAGATACTGCTGAAGATGAGTTTTACGAACTGACAGAAAATGACGGAATCAGCCCAACTGAAATCTTTGAGGCAAGAATTATTATTGAACCGCAGCTGGCAAAGCTGGCATCTCAAAGAGCAACTCAAGAGGATTTGGATCGGTTGAAAGATGTCGTAGAAGAGACTGAAGTTTTATCAGAAAACCAAATTGAAGAATTCGAGGTTTTAGATGAGCAGTTTCATTCAATAATTGCCAATGCGGCATATAACGATGTTCTTCTAAAGTTTGCTCAAAACATAAATAAACTTAGAGGAAGCAAGTTGTGGGGAAACATGAAATACAAGAGTCTTCAAAAGGAAGGAAGAATAACAAGATATAAAGTCGAGCATAAAGCAATCTATTTAGCATTAGTAAACAGAGATTTCAACGAGGTTGAGAGCCTTACCAAAAAACATTTGATTGATATAAAGGCTGATATTTTTGATGACGTAGATTAA
- a CDS encoding helix-turn-helix domain-containing protein has protein sequence MARKKKYVIKLTEEELNKLKSVIRKKSTTRTIKCRCQILMALDEAHGKQYTQEQCAKSIGVCNATVYNVIKYYVDGGIDNVLTVGRSVNSDNARRKLDGRAEAKLIEIACGPAPEGYSRWTLRLLEEKAKVELEVPVSKDAIGRALKKTNCDLTKTSTGASRQKKTPNS, from the coding sequence ATGGCAAGGAAAAAGAAATATGTGATCAAATTAACAGAGGAAGAATTAAACAAGTTGAAATCTGTCATACGCAAGAAATCGACTACACGAACCATCAAATGCAGATGCCAAATCTTAATGGCCCTTGATGAAGCACATGGAAAACAGTATACGCAAGAACAGTGCGCCAAATCCATCGGTGTGTGTAACGCGACTGTTTATAATGTAATCAAGTATTATGTGGATGGCGGCATTGATAACGTACTCACAGTGGGAAGAAGCGTCAACTCAGACAACGCCCGCCGAAAACTGGATGGTCGAGCAGAAGCCAAACTCATTGAAATAGCTTGTGGACCAGCGCCCGAAGGTTATTCCAGATGGACACTGCGCCTGCTGGAAGAAAAAGCAAAAGTTGAACTTGAAGTTCCTGTTAGCAAAGATGCCATAGGTCGAGCCTTAAAAAAAACGAATTGCGACCTCACAAAAACAAGTACTGGTGCATCCCGCCAAAAGAAAACGCCGAATTCGTAG
- a CDS encoding sigma 54-interacting transcriptional regulator, giving the protein MRIAFISPYTELGDLVSRISKEIGVPIDVFYGAFEEGAKLGKDLEKMGYDIIISRGATYSNISDVVNIPVVNCGISSIDILNSINEATKVSNKIGLVLAEHSPYLNELIKDIFDIELLYKSQYKNINEVSEMVQEAVDKGSEVIVGGIVTKRIAENLGLKSILLKTSYETVKQSIDNAIEIISVSRRQMFQAARFNNILNFSYEGIIGSDASGIVTFFNPAAEKILGIKAVDVIGKKADEHIPTTKLLRVLKTGKEEVGEIQRLNDITILTNRIPIKVKGEIQGVVATFQDISKIQDYELKIRSELYKKGLVAKYTFDDYVGKSDSAKKLIAKAKIYSKSSSTILITGESGTGKEIISQAIHNNSDRKKYPFVAVNCSAIPENLLESELFGYAEGAFTGAKKGGKMGLFELAHKGTIFLDEISSLPISLQSRLLRVLQEKEVWRVGSNNVVNIDVRVIAASNENLADLVVKGKFRNDLLFRLNVLKLETVSLRNKREDIKELFEYFSKVFMGKTIHLSDELMDKFYSYNWPGNVRELKNLVERISLLHEHIPIEEICLDHFSSSEKEDSINNVAQEGYIFLKEGNLRDMQKEIINILYEKYGKNSTILSDRLGVSRTTIWKKLNR; this is encoded by the coding sequence ATGAGAATTGCTTTTATATCACCTTATACCGAGTTAGGTGACTTAGTTTCTCGAATATCTAAAGAGATAGGTGTCCCTATAGACGTATTTTATGGAGCTTTTGAAGAAGGAGCGAAGCTGGGCAAAGATCTTGAAAAAATGGGCTATGACATAATAATAAGTAGGGGAGCTACTTATTCAAATATATCTGATGTTGTAAATATTCCAGTAGTAAACTGTGGAATATCTTCGATAGATATATTAAATTCGATCAATGAAGCCACTAAAGTGTCTAATAAAATTGGATTGGTTCTTGCGGAGCATTCACCATATCTAAATGAACTGATCAAGGATATTTTTGATATTGAATTATTATATAAGTCACAGTACAAGAATATCAATGAAGTCAGCGAAATGGTTCAGGAGGCAGTTGATAAGGGTTCTGAAGTAATAGTTGGCGGTATTGTAACTAAGAGGATTGCTGAAAACTTAGGACTAAAAAGCATACTATTAAAAACATCTTATGAGACAGTAAAGCAGTCAATTGATAATGCAATAGAAATAATTAGTGTTTCCAGAAGACAAATGTTTCAGGCTGCGAGATTTAATAATATTTTAAATTTTTCTTATGAGGGTATAATAGGTTCCGATGCTTCAGGCATAGTAACTTTCTTCAATCCTGCTGCTGAGAAGATTCTCGGCATCAAAGCAGTTGATGTCATAGGCAAGAAGGCAGATGAACATATACCTACAACTAAGCTATTGAGAGTACTTAAAACAGGCAAAGAAGAAGTCGGTGAGATCCAGAGATTAAATGATATAACTATACTTACAAATAGAATTCCGATCAAGGTTAAAGGAGAAATACAAGGTGTAGTTGCTACATTTCAGGATATAAGCAAAATACAAGATTATGAGCTAAAAATAAGATCTGAGTTATATAAAAAGGGTTTGGTAGCGAAATATACATTTGATGATTATGTAGGGAAGAGTGATTCAGCTAAAAAACTCATAGCTAAGGCAAAAATTTATTCGAAATCAAGTTCTACAATTCTTATAACAGGTGAATCAGGCACTGGAAAAGAGATCATTTCTCAAGCAATACATAATAATAGTGACAGAAAGAAATATCCATTTGTAGCCGTAAACTGCTCTGCTATACCAGAAAATCTCCTTGAAAGTGAATTGTTTGGTTATGCTGAAGGTGCTTTTACAGGAGCAAAGAAGGGCGGTAAGATGGGATTGTTTGAGTTAGCTCATAAAGGAACCATTTTTCTTGATGAGATTAGTTCACTTCCAATAAGCTTGCAATCAAGGCTATTAAGAGTTCTTCAGGAGAAAGAAGTATGGCGTGTTGGATCTAACAATGTCGTTAATATCGATGTTAGAGTAATCGCTGCATCAAATGAAAACCTTGCTGATCTTGTAGTAAAAGGAAAGTTCAGAAATGACCTTTTATTCAGGCTCAACGTTCTAAAGCTAGAGACTGTATCACTAAGAAACAAAAGGGAAGATATAAAAGAACTTTTCGAGTACTTCTCGAAAGTATTTATGGGGAAAACTATACACTTAAGTGATGAGCTGATGGATAAATTCTACTCATATAACTGGCCTGGAAATGTTAGGGAATTAAAGAATCTTGTTGAAAGGATATCGCTACTGCATGAACACATTCCGATTGAAGAGATTTGTCTAGATCATTTTAGCAGCTCAGAAAAAGAAGATAGTATCAATAACGTAGCTCAAGAAGGTTATATTTTCTTAAAAGAAGGTAATCTTAGAGATATGCAGAAAGAAATAATCAATATTCTTTATGAAAAATACGGCAAAAATTCAACTATTCTTTCAGACAGACTCGGAGTAAGTAGAACCACAATATGGAAAAAATTAAACAGATAA
- a CDS encoding 3-isopropylmalate dehydratase large subunit — MGMTITEKILAKASGSSEAKAGEILWVKVDKAMMDDILGPRVEIAEKMKELNAEVWDKDKVVIISDHYTPPANSKQAEIVKFTREWAAENEIDNYFEFVGPCHQIMVENGFALPGQVVVGTDSHTCMYGALGTFSTGIGSTEMLGVLVTGEIWLKVPETIKVEWRGKLGKGVMAKDIALKTIGVIGHSGATYKAVEYVGETISDLNMDERMAITNMAVEKGAKNGIIPADDKTIKYLDDRDIRGNYEAFISDDDAEFCETFEFSADELEPVVACPHEVDNVKNISELEDVKIDQAYIGSCTGGRYYDLMMAAEVLKGRKVAKGVRLLISPASKEVWDMCAKDGILQTLSEAGAIVLAPSCGACLGLHSGALAPGEVCISSTNRNFLGRMGSKDSFIYLASPVSVAAAAIEGKIVDPRKYL; from the coding sequence ATGGGAATGACTATAACTGAAAAAATTCTTGCAAAAGCTTCAGGTAGTTCAGAGGCTAAAGCAGGAGAGATTCTATGGGTCAAAGTTGATAAAGCTATGATGGATGACATACTTGGACCAAGGGTAGAAATTGCCGAAAAAATGAAGGAACTTAATGCAGAGGTTTGGGACAAGGATAAGGTAGTAATAATTTCTGACCACTATACTCCGCCGGCAAATTCAAAACAGGCTGAAATAGTAAAGTTCACCAGAGAATGGGCTGCAGAGAATGAGATAGACAATTACTTTGAATTTGTTGGTCCCTGTCATCAGATAATGGTTGAAAATGGATTTGCTCTTCCAGGGCAGGTTGTTGTTGGGACAGATTCTCACACTTGTATGTATGGTGCACTAGGAACTTTTTCAACAGGAATTGGTTCAACTGAAATGCTTGGTGTTTTAGTTACAGGAGAGATTTGGCTTAAGGTTCCCGAAACTATAAAAGTGGAATGGAGAGGAAAACTGGGCAAAGGAGTAATGGCAAAGGATATTGCTTTAAAAACCATAGGAGTCATAGGTCATTCAGGTGCGACATATAAGGCAGTAGAATATGTAGGAGAAACAATAAGCGACCTAAATATGGATGAGAGAATGGCTATTACTAATATGGCTGTTGAGAAAGGTGCAAAAAATGGGATTATTCCTGCTGACGATAAAACAATTAAGTATCTTGACGATAGAGACATTAGAGGTAACTATGAAGCATTTATTAGTGACGATGATGCTGAATTCTGTGAGACTTTTGAATTTTCAGCAGATGAGTTGGAACCAGTTGTTGCTTGTCCACATGAGGTAGACAATGTAAAAAATATTTCTGAGTTAGAAGATGTCAAGATAGATCAGGCATATATAGGTTCTTGTACAGGAGGAAGATATTATGACCTAATGATGGCAGCTGAGGTACTCAAAGGTAGAAAAGTGGCAAAAGGAGTAAGATTACTTATATCACCAGCATCGAAGGAAGTATGGGATATGTGCGCTAAAGATGGGATACTTCAGACTCTCTCAGAAGCAGGAGCTATTGTACTCGCACCAAGCTGCGGTGCTTGTTTAGGCCTGCACTCAGGCGCACTTGCACCTGGAGAAGTTTGTATATCCTCAACTAATAGGAACTTCCTTGGCAGAATGGGCAGCAAGGATTCATTTATTTATCTCGCGTCTCCTGTGTCAGTAGCGGCAGCTGCAATTGAAGGTAAGATAGTTGATCCTAGAAAATATTTATAG
- a CDS encoding 3-isopropylmalate dehydratase: MSKDAIKGKVWKYGDNINTDIISPPAYMELSTKDASKYAMSPIDPDFASNFEKGDLLVAGHNFGSGSSRETAPLTLKYLGVDIIIAKDFARIFYRNCINLGILALESPDTDDIEKGDILEVNYQKGEIINVTKDKRYKCTIIPDHLMRIINAGGLVEFLKKRNEE, encoded by the coding sequence ATGAGTAAGGATGCAATTAAAGGTAAGGTTTGGAAGTATGGTGACAATATTAATACTGACATTATATCTCCTCCCGCATATATGGAATTGAGTACAAAGGATGCATCAAAATACGCAATGAGTCCAATCGATCCAGATTTCGCATCGAACTTTGAGAAGGGAGACCTTTTGGTAGCTGGGCATAATTTTGGATCAGGATCCAGCAGAGAGACTGCCCCACTCACTCTTAAGTATCTTGGTGTAGATATAATAATTGCTAAGGATTTTGCAAGGATATTTTATAGAAATTGCATTAACCTTGGAATTTTAGCTCTCGAATCACCTGATACTGACGATATAGAGAAAGGAGATATATTGGAAGTCAATTATCAAAAGGGAGAAATTATAAATGTAACTAAGGATAAAAGATACAAGTGTACAATAATACCGGATCATTTGATGAGGATAATTAACGCTGGCGGATTAGTAGAATTTCTTAAAAAAAGAAATGAAGAATAG